The sequence TCGGCGCGGGGCGGTGGGCTGCGGGCCTATTACGAGCGCTACCACCCCTACGGGCAGATGGCCTTGCGAACGGTGGGCGACCTGAACCCGAAAAACGGACAGGGGCAAATGGGCCTCGAGGCCTCATTCCAGACCGCGCTGGCCGGTAAAAACGCCGTTGGGCTGGTCGAAGTACTGGCTGGCGGCGTGAAGAAGCCCGTCGACGATGGCCCCGACATGAAACCCGAACCCGGCCTCGACCTGTACACGACGATCGACGTCAATTTTCAGGACATTGCCGAAACCGCGCTGAAAGGCGCGTTGGAGCGCTACAACGCCGACCGGGGCAGCGTAATCGTGATGGAGGTACAGACGGGCGAAATCCGGGCGTTGGCCAACCTCACCCGGCAAAACGGTGGGTACGTCGAAAACTTCAACCACGCGCTGGCGGGCCGCACCGATCCGGGTAGCACTTTCAAGCTGGCGACCATGATGGCCCTGCTGGAAGAAAAAGCCATCTGGCCCGGCAAGATGATTCACACCGGCGACCGGGCCGTGCGCTACCACGGCGTTGAAGTGGCCGACTCGAAAGGCGGCGCGTCAGGCAGCATTACGGCACAGCAGGTGTTTGAAAAGTCATCGAACGTGGGCATCCACATGATGATGGCGAGCTACTTCTACAGCCGTCCCGACCTGTATTGTCGCTACCTGCGGCAGTTCCGGCTCAACAAACCCACGGGCATCCACATGCGCGGCGAGGCGCCCCCCGTTATGCGCAACCCCGACATGAAAGGCTGGAGCAAAACGTCGCTCACCTTCATGTCGTACGGCTACGAAATGCAGCTGACGCCCCTGCAAATGCTGACGTTCTACAACGCGGTGGCCAACGATGGGCGCTGGGTACGTCCGATGCTGGTGAAACAGGTGAAACTGGCCGGTGAAGTCATCGAAGAGACCGCGCCCTATGTAGCGCCCGAACCGATTGCCAAACCCGAGACGATCCGGCTGGTGAAAAACATGCTTGAAGGGGTTGTTGACCACGGCACGGCCCGCAACATCCGAAACCCCAATTACAAGATCGCGGGGAAGACCGGCACCGCGCAGAAAATCGTCAACGGGCTTTACCAAAAAGGGCGGTACTATACGTCATTCATTGGCTATTTCCCCGCCGACCACCCCAAATACACGATCCTGACGATGGTGGATAACCCGCACGGCGAAAACGTCAATCTGCTCTATGCGGGTAGCGTGTCGGCCCCCGTCTTTAAAGAAGTGGCCGACCGGATTTACAGCTACGACATCGACATCCACGCGCCCATGCGCCCGCGCCGTGCCGAGCGCCCCGCCCGGTTCAGCCCGCAACTGGCCAATGCCGGGTATGCCGAAGACCTCCACACGATCAGCACCGAACTGAACCTCGACAGTCAGCCCGCCGCCGAAGGCTGGGTACGTCGGCGCGAGGGGGGTAGCTGGCAGAGCGTACCGGCGCGGAAAGACCGCATCCCCGACGTACGCGGCCTCACCCTGCGCGACGCCCTGCCCCTGCTCGAAAACCGGGGGCTGCGCGTAGCCGTGCAGGGCCGGGGCAAAGTACAGGAGCAATCGCTTGAGCCAGGCATCGCACTCGCCAACAACCGGCAGATCGTACTGACGTTACAGTAAGGCCTGACGCAATCGATCTTGCCGATAAAGCCGTAATTTTGGTTTATGGAAACGCCATCACCCGCTATTGACCAGCTAGAGCACTTACCCGGGCACATTCGCGATACACTCGCGAAGGTCCGGCAAGAGTTAATAGCCTTTTACGGTGATCAACTTAAGCGAATTATTCTGTTTGGATCGTATGCTCGGGGTGATTTTCATGAGGACTCTGACCTCGACATTATGCCCGTTGTGAGTGGGACATCAGTACTGGACCTCAAAAAGGAAGGCCTCTTCCAGCTAGCTTACCGGCACTTTGAGCAAGACCGCATTCGCGTTTCGTTTGTGCCATCGTTGATGAGCCAATTTGTCGAAGCAGAAACCTTCCTGCTCATGTTTGTTCACAAAGACGGTATTGACCTGTGAAGGAACGTGTAGCCCGATGGCTGGCCAAAGCGGATGATAGTTTAGAATCTGCTCAACTGCTCCTCAATAAAGCTCATATAGCAGGCGCTGTCAACCGGGCCTATTACGCCATGTTCGACGCTTTCCGTACGCTTCTGTTTGTTGAGAGCGTGTTTACTAATTTTGGTTGAGTAATACCCCACTACAGCCCTGTTCAGTACTTGCGTATTTTATTGAATGACGAATCCAACTCCTAAACGCCGACTGGCCATTCTGGGCTCGACAGGCTCCATTGGCACCCAGGCGATCGAGGTCGTACAGGCCCACCCTGATCAGTTTTCGGTGGAAGTCCTGACGGCCAACCACAACGCCGACCTCCTGATTGAACAGGCCCGGCTGGTGCAACCCAACGTGGTGGTCATCTGCGACGAAACCCGCTACGACACCGTTTTTTCGGCCCTCGACCCGCTGGGCATCAAAGTCTACGCCGGCCTCAACTCCATTGCCTCTGTCGTGCAGATGGACAGCGTCGATATGGTGCTGACGGCGATGGTCGGCTATGCGGGTCTGCTGCCCACTATTAAGGCCATCGAAGCGGGCAAACCCATTGCGCTGGCCAACAAAGAAACGTTGGTGGTAGCGGGCGAACTCATCACCCGGCTGGCAGCCCAACGCGGCGTCAATATATACCCCGTCGATTCAGAGCATTCGGCCATTTTTCAGTGCCTGGTGGGTGAGTTTCACAATCCCATTGAGAAGATTATCCTGACGGCGTCGGGTGGGCCGTTCCGGGGCAAAGACCGGACGTACCTGGAAACTGTCACGAAGGCACAGGCGCTGAAACACCCCAACTGGAGCATGGGCGCCAAAATCACCATCGATTCGGCTACGCTGATGAACAAGGGGCTGGAGGTCATCGAGGCTAAATGGCTGTTCAACCTGCGGCCCGATCAGATCGAGGTGGTGGTGCATCCGCAAAGCATTATTCATTCGCTGGTGCAGTTTGAAGACGGTAGCCTCAAGGCACAGCTGGGCCTGCCCGACATGAAGCTGCCTATTCAATTTGCACTTGGTTACCCCAATCGGCTAAAATCCGACTTCCCACGTTTTAACTTTGCCAATTATTCGTCGCTAACCTTCGAGCAGCCCGACCTGGGTACGTTCCGTAACCTGCAACTGGCGTTTGATGCGCTGGAACGGGGCGGTAACATGCCCTGCATCATCAACGCCGCCAACGAAGTGGCGGTTGATGCCTTCCTGCACGACCGGGTTAGCTTTCTGGGTATCTCCGATGTTATCGAGGCCGCGATGCAGCAGGTCTCGTTTGTGGCTAACCCCACGTACGACGACTACGTGGCCACCGACAAAGAAACCCGCCGGCTAGCGACCGAAAAACTTGGGAGTTTTGTTTAAAAAATAGCGTTTGGTAGCTGGTAACTGGCAAGTTTGCCGCATCAAACGGGAGACGTCAACCGTCAAACGGATTTCATGGAAATAGCAATTATGGTTGGTCAGCTGTTGCTGGCCCTTTCAATTTTGGTTGGTCTGCATGAGTTGGGCCACTTATTGGCAGCGCGTCTGTTCGGGATGCGCGTTGAACAGTATTTCATCGGGTTCCCGCCCAAGGTGGTCAGCATCCGGCGGGGCGAGACCGAATATGGCCTCGGTGCCATTCCGCTGGGTGGCTTCGTGAAAATTTCGGGCATGATCGACGAATCGCTCGACACGGACCAGATGAATCAGCCGCCTAAACCCTACGAGTTTCGGGCCAAACCCGCCTGGCAGCGTTTGGTGGTGATGATGGGCGGTATCATCGTCAACATCATTACGGGTATCACCATTTTTGTGGCGCTGATTTACAGCCTCGGCAGCACCTACATCTCGACCCGCGACGCCAAATACGGCATTGTGGCCCTCGAATACGGGCAGCAGATCGGCTTAAAAACCGGTGACCGGATCGTCGAAATCAACGGAAAATCATTCGACAACATCGCCGAGGTAACCAGCCCCGACGTGCTGCTCGGCCACAACAGCTATTACACCGTCGAGCGACCTAACGCCTCAGGTACGTTGGAACGGGTGCGCGTCGACGTACCCAACAACATGGCTGAGCGCTTTTCGAGCAAAGAGGCGGCCAGTCAGTTCATCGCCCCTATTTTCCCTTTCTCGGTATCTGAAGTACAGCCCGGCTCCCCCGCCGACAAGGCAGGCCTGAAAGCCGGTGACCGCATCACGAGCGTCAACGATCAGCCTACGGCCTTCTTCCATGAAGTGCAGCAGGGTATTCGGGCCAACAAGGGCAAAGTGATTACGCTGGGCATTCAGCGGGGCAATCAGTCGCTGACGATTCGGCCGATGGTTTCGCCGGAGGGTACCATCGGTTTCTTCCAGAAATCGGAACTGAAAGAAACCCATGTTGACTACACGTTTGGCGAGGCGCTGAGTAAAGGCACCAAGCAGGCCTTCGGTGTGATCTACGATAATATCCGTGGGTTTGGCAAAATCTTCAAGGGCGAAGTGTCGGCTTCGAAGGCCATCAGCGGCCCCGTAGGCATTGCCAAAATGTTTGGCGGCGTGTGGGACTGGACGCGCTTCTGGTCGCTGGCGGGCCTGCTGTCGATGGCGCTGGCCTTCATGAACGCACTGCCCATTCCGGCACTCGACGGCGGGCATGCGACCATCCTGCTCTATGAGATGATCTCGGGCCGTAAGCCATCCGACAAGTTTGTGGAGGGTGCGCAGCGGGTAGGCATGGTGTTGTTGCTGGGCTTGATGGCCTACGCCTTCTTTATCGACATTTTCCTGAAGTAAACGTGAGCCGAAACGAGCAGAAACGACAGGGACAAACCTATCTGTCAGGGTTATTCTTTGGTGCAGCGGGCAGCGGCGACCATGGCTCAAGGCTTGCCAGCGTCATGGCCGGAGGCGCCCTGTGTTTTCTGCTCGTTTCACTGGTTGCCTTCGTCGCGCATCCGTTTCATACCAGCCTCACCCAGATTCAGTACGACGCCAAAAACCAGGCGTTTGAGGTGAGTTTCCGCGTTTTTACCGACGATTTGGAAACCGCTCTAACGAAAGAAAATAACGGGAATAAGATCCACTTACAGGATCAGAAACACGACCGTTTAATTGAAAAGTACATTCGTAAGCAGTTTATTATTGCCGACGCGCAGCGAAAGCCTAAGGTCTTAACGTACATTGGGTATGAGCCGGAAGGTGATGCCCAGTGGATTTATTTTGAACTACCGGGGCAATCACCCGACGGGCTGAAAAACGTGGTCATAAAGCATACGCTATTGATGGATTTGTTCGATGATCAAGTCAATTTGGTCAACCTGCAAAGCAGCCAGCAGAAGAAAACGATTGTCTTCCGAAACAATCAGCCCGTTCAGGCAGTATCGCTTTGACAAGCCCACGGCGTTTTCGCCCTAAGTGACCTTGTTACAGCCCGTTTAGCCAGCCAAAAGAGTTACGAATCCGCGTTCTGGCATGTTGCTTGTCCTGTATACCCCCTGCACTTCTCAACCATAAAGAAACCCACTGCGTGCACTTTTCACTGCCTTTTTGGCAGGATACATTATGATATTATCAAGTGATTTGGCTTCAGGTCTGTTTTTGGCAGATACAGATTTAGACAGTCTGGAAATGATTCCACTCGGTTCGCCCGACGGCGACGATCTGGATTACGAAATGCCCGAACATTTACCTATTCTGCCCGTTCGAAATACGGTTTTGTTTCCCGGAGTGGTGGTGCCTGTCACGGTTGGGCGGCAAAAATCAATCCGGCTGGTCAAGAAGGCTTATAAGGGTAACCGCATCATCGGGGTGGTGGCGCAGAATAATCAGCAGAAAGACGAGCCCACGCCCGACGATCTGTACCGCATCGGCACGGTCGCCTACATCATTAAGATGATCACCCTGCCCGATGGCAACATCACGATTATCATTCAGGGTAAAAAGCGGTTTGAAATTCAACGGATCGAGCAGGAAGACCCCTTCCTGACGGCAACGGTTCGTCAGATCGAAGACTCCTTCCCGAGCGCCCATAAAAAAGAAGGCAAAGCGCTGTTGCAGTCGCTGAAAGAAGCGGCCTACAAGATCCTGCGCCTCAACCCGGAGATTCCGCAGGAAGCCCGCATCGCGCTCGACAACATCGAAAGCCCAATCTTCCTGCTGCATTTCCTGTCGTCGAACATCAACGCCGAAGTATCGGATAAGCAGCAGCTACTGGAAAAACTGGAAGGTGTTCAGCAGGCGCAATTGCTGCTCGAATATTACCTGAAGGAGGTGCAACTGCTGGAACTGAAACGCGAGATTCAGAGCAAAGCCAGCCTCGACCTCGATCAGCAGCAGCGCGACTACTACCTGCGGCAGCAGATGAAAGTGCTGCAGGATGAGCTGGGCATGGACAACCCCGATCGTGAGCTGGAGCAGATTCGGGTGCGGGCCAACCAGAAAAAGTGGCCGCAGGCCGTGCGCGAGCATTTCGAAAAAGAACTCAGCAAGCTGCAACGCAGTAACCCGATGGCCCCCGAGTATCCTGTCACGATGAACTACATCGAACTGATGGTCGATCTGCCCTGGGGTGAATACACGAAAGACAATTTTGACCTGAAACGCGCCCAGAAAATCCTCGACGGCGACCATTTTGGGTTGGAAAAAGTGAAGGAGCGGATCATCGAATACCTGGCCGTTCTTAAGCTGAAAAACGACATGAAAGCCCCCATCCTGTGCCTCTACGGGCCTCCGGGCGTAGGGAAAACATCGCTGGGCCGGTCGGTTGCCAAGGCGTTGGGCCGCAAATATTCGCGCATGGCCCTCGGCGGGGTGCACGACGAAGCCGAAATACGGGGTCACCGCAAGACCTACATCGGCGCCATGCCGGGCAAGATCGTGCAGAACATTCGCAAGTGCGGGGCCTCGAACCCGGTCTTTATTCTCGACGAGATCGACAAAGTGAGCAGCGACTTCCGGGGCGACCCGTCGTCGGCACTGCTGGAGGTGCTTGACCCCGAGCAGAACTCGACGTTTGTCGACAACTACCTCGACGTTGAGTTCGACTTGTCGAAATGCCTGTTCATCGCCACGGCCAACTCGCTCGACACCATCCACCCCGCCCTGCGCGACCGGATGGAGATCATCGACATTACGGGCTACACGGTGGAAGAGAAAGTGCAGATCGCCAAGAAGTACCTGATTCCGAAACAACGCCGCGAACACGGTTTGAAAACCAAGGATTTGCAGTTCGATGATAAGGCAGTGCTACGGATCATCGAAGGTTACACAAGGGAGTCGGGGGTGCGGAGCCTCGAACAGAAAATTGGTTCGCTCGTCCGTAAAATTGCTAAGTCGATCGCCCTGGAAGAGCCTTATCAGCATCAGGTACGTCCCGCCGACGTGACCAAGCTGCTCGGCCCCGAAATTTTCGATAAAGACCTGTATTCCGACGACGACATCGCCGGGATCGTGACGGGCCTGGCCTGGACACAGGTTGGCGGCGAGATTTTGCTCATCGAAAGCAGCCTCAGCCGGGGCAAAGGCGTGCTGACCCTGTCAGGGCAACTGGGCGACGTGATGAAAGAGTCGGCGATCACGGCTCTCTCCTATCTGAAAGCCCACGCCGACGACTTGGGCATCGATTACCGCATTTTCAACAACTACGACCTGCACGTACACGTACCGGCGGGCGCCGTGCCCAAAGATGGCCCCTCGGCGGGGATCACGATGGTCACGTCGATGGCGTCGATTTACACGCAACGGAAGGTTCGTCCCTTTGTGGCGATGACCGGCGAGGTAACCCTGCGCGGCAAAGTACTGCCGGTGGGTGGTATCAAAGAGAAAATTCTGGCGGCCAATCGGGCGGGCGTTCGTGAGATTATCCTTTGCTCGAAGAACCGCAAAGACATCGAGGAGATCAACCCGGCGTACGTGAAAGACCTGACGTTCCACTACGCCGATACGGTCGATCAGGTGCTGGCGATTTCGCTGTTGCCTAATCAGGTGAGCCGACCGCTGAAGTTTATCCTGCCCGAGGAAAAACCGGAGCCGGCGATGAGTCAGTCATAAGCACACTGTGTTATCACAAAAGCCCGCCTGGTTGTCCAGACGGGCTTTTGTGCACCACCAACGTACCTGAACGGACCTATTCGGCCCGGCTCAGGTCGGCGTGCTGATAGGTACTGGCGGCATGTACCAACACCGGCTGACTGGCCGGGCCCGTGCGGGTGGTGCGGGTTGACGTGAACACCAGATCGAACTCGACTTTCCGGCTGTTGAACGTGTACGTGGTCGTGATCAGGCTTTCACCCACCGAAAATTGGGAAACAATCCGATTGCCCATCTGCGTGGCCGACAGCACAACGCCGTCCTTTTCATCGATCTGGCAAATTCCTTTTACCGGGTCAATGATCACCAGTTCGTAATTGCGGGCGGGCTGATCGCCGTATTTGATGTAAAACGCATATCGATTGGGCCGGCCCGGCAACGAATCGATGGTCAGTTTCATCGGAATTTTCTGAGGCTGTTTGGCCCCCGACGTACTGGCGTAGAGCGTGCCCTGCCATACGCCGAAGTGGCTTTGCGGAAAAACAACCTGGGCCTGTACGCCCGAAATACCTATACCCAAAAGAAGGAGAAGAAGGCAGACAATACGCATGATCTGAACGGTGTTGGAAGGAATTGGCGAGTGGACTAAATAGGCTGGAAAGATACTCAGTAGCTAACAAAGTTGTCACATGCGAAAACACGGGAATAAGCCATCTTAACAGGCAGATTCTGTATTTTTGTCTAGCGTCGCCAACGTTCGGCGCGATAAACTGCCCTATTCTGCTTCATGAATAAACTATCTCTCTGGTTAGCCGCCACAGCGCTGGCTACCAGCCCGGCAATGGCCGTGTCGCCCCCCGTTAAGCCCGCGCCCCAAAAGCCCGGTGCCCCCCGCGACGAACGGAAGTACATCGACCCGAAAAACATGGACACCAATGTGCGGCCGGGCGATGATTTCTACCAGTATGCCAACGGGGCCTGGTTGAAAACCAACAAAATTCCGGCGTCGAAAACGTCGTGGGGTAGCTTCAACGAGCTGCGTGAAAAGAGCGTCGAGGCCATGCGCAGCCTGCTGGAAGAAGCCGCCCGTAACCCAAAGAAAAGCCGTCTTCAGCAGATGGTGGGTGATTTCTACGCCAGCGGTATGGACAGCCTCACCATTGAAAAGCGGGGCTGGGACCCACTCAAGCCCGATTTTGCCCGGGTTGACAAGCTCAAAAATATGACCGACGTGCTCAACGAGCTGGCCTACCAACGGAAACAGAGCAACGGCATGCTGTTCAGCTTCTTCGTGGGACAGGACCGGAAGAACGTCAACAAATACCTGCCGCAATTTGGTCAGGGCGGCACGACCCTGCCCGACCGCGACTATTACCTGAAAAACGATCCACGCAGCACCAAAATCCGCGACGCTTACCGCGACCACCTCACTAAGATGCTGACGCTGGTGGGCGACCCGCAGCCCGCGCAGAACGCCGACAAGGTGCTGCAACTCGAAACGGCGCTGGCCCAGGCGCAGATGGCCCGCGTGGAGATGCGCGACCCGTACAAGACGTACAATAAACTGACCGTCAAAGACTTCGACAAGATCACGCCGCACATCAACTGGGTCGATCAGATGAACCGGTTTGGCGTGAAAGGGCAGGATACCGTGCTGGTGGCCAACCTCCGTTTCTACAAAACGGTGGATAGCCTGCTGGTCGCCACGCCGATCAACGACCTGAAAACGTACATGCGCTGGAATCTGCTGAAAGGCGCGGCGCCCTACCTGAGCTCGCCGTTCGTGAAGCAAAATTTTGCCTTTACCCGCGTGCTGACCGGCCAGAAAGAGCAAACACCCCGTTGGCAGCGGATGAGTGGGCTCATCGACGGTACACTGGGCGACCTGCTGGGTCAGCTGTACGTGCAGCAGTATTTCAAGCCCGAAGCCAAGCAGCGGATGATGGTGCTGGTCGATAACCTTGAAGCATCGTTCAAAGAGCACATCAACGGGCTGGAATGGATGAGTGCCGATACCAAAAAGAAAGCACTCAATAAACTGGTGTCGTTCAAGCGTAAGATCGGTTATCCCGACAAGTGGAAGAATTACGACGGTGTCGTGGTCAAGCGTACCGATTTCTTCGGGAACGTCGAAGCGGCCGGTCAGTGGAGCTACAACTACATGATCAACCGCCTCGGCAAACCCGTTGATCGCACCGAATGGGGCATGACACCGCCGACCGTGAATGCCTACTACAGCCCCGTCAACAACGAAATCGCGTTTCCGGCGGCCATTCTTCAGTTTCCGTTCTTCGACGCCAACGCCGATGATGCCGTCAACTACGGCGGTATCGGTGCCGTAATCGGCCACGAAATGACGCACGGCTTCGACGACTCGGGCCGACAGTATGATGCCGATGGTACCCTGCGGGACTGGTGGACGGCCGAAGACGCCAGCAAGTTTAAGGAGCGGGCGGGCAAAGTTGAAGCGCAGTTTTTTGGCTATAAAGTGCTCGACACACTAGCTGTAAACGGCAAGCTGACGCTGGGCGAAAACCTGGCGGACCTGGGCGGCCTGGCCATTGCGTACGATGCCTTCAAGAAAACAAATCAGGGGAAAGGCAACACCGCGATCGACGGCTTCACGCCCGATCAGCGCTTCTTCCTGTCGTGGGCGCAGGTGTGGCGCATCAATGTGCTGCCCGAACAGCAGGCGCAGCTGATCCTGACCGACCCGCACTCGCCCGGCCAATACCGCTGCAACGGACCATTGAGCAACATCGACGCCTGGTATACGGCCTTCAACGTGAAACCCGGCGATAAACTCTACAAGAAACCCGACGACCGGATCCGGGTTTGGTAATGAGTCGCTTTGGCTCGTTTGATTGACCACAGGGGTCTGGGTACGTTCCCGAGCGGACGTACCCAGACCCCTTCTCTATGCCATAAACGGAGGATCATTAGCGAAAGCGGGACGTTTGGCCTTTTTTTGCAACCAGAAAACGGGCGCGTTTCCGTTGCGTAAGTATGCTGTTATCCGATCTAGTCTATAAAGTCTCCCTGCTGGCTACGGCCGGCCCCATGAGCGCCGAGGTAACCCACCTGACGATGGATTCGAGGCGCGTTGGGCCGGGGAGCTTGTTCATTGCCGTGCGGGGTACCGTTTCCGATGGCCACAGTTTCATCCCCAAAGCGATTGAACAGGGGGCGACCGCCATTCTGTGCGAAGAACTGCCTGCCGAGCGGCCCGAGGCCCTGCCCGAGTCGGTCACGTTTGTGCAGGTCGAGAATGCCCCCCGGGCGATGGGCTTCCTGGCAGCCAATTTCTACGGGCACCCGTCGAAAAAGATCAAGCTGGTCGGCGTGACGGGCACCAACGGCAAAACCTCGGTGGCTACCCTGCTCTTCCGGCTGTTCCGGGCGCTGGGCTACCGCTGCGGCCTGCTCTCGACGGTGCAGAATCAAATCGACGACGAGGTGATTCCGACCACGCACACCACGCCCGATGCCATCACGACCAACGAACTGCTGGTGAACATGATCAAACACGGTTGTACGCACGTGTTCATGGAGGTCAGCTCCCACGCGGTGGTGCAGGAGCGCATTGCCGGGCTGCATTTCGTGGGGGGCATTTTCACCAACATCACCCACGACCACCTCGATTTTCACGGCACGTTCGATAACTACATCAAAGCCAAAAAAGGCTTTTTCGATCAGTTGCCGCGCTCGGCCTTTGCCCTGACCAACGCCGACGACAAACGTGGGGCGGTGATGTTGCAAAACACGCTGGCTCGCAAAGAGAGCTACTCGCTCCAGTCGCTGGGAACGTTCAAAGGCAAGGTGCTGGCCGACGGCCTGTTTGGCATGGAAATGCTTGTCGATGAGCGACAGGTTTGGTTCAAACTCATCGGTCGGTTCAACGCCTACAACCTGCTGGCGGTGTATGGCGCGGCGGTGTTGCTGGGCGAAGACGAAGAGGCGATCCTGACCGAGCTATCGAGCCTGACGCCCCCGCCTGGCCGGTTCGAACAGGTGATTTCGCCGGATAAAATCGTCGGGATTGTCGATTACGCCCACACGCCCGACGCCCTGCAAAATGTGCTGGAAACCATCGACAGCCTTCGGCAAAGCAACGACTCGGGTGTACTGCCCCAGGTGATTACGGTGGTGGGTTGCGGCGGCAATCGCGATGCAGCCAAACGGCCCATCATGGCGCAGATTGCCTGCAAGCTCAGCGATCGGGTGATTCTGACCTCCGACAACCCGCGCTTTGAAGACCCTATGGCGATTTTGGAGCAGATGCAGGCGGGCATACCAGCGATCGATTACAAAAAGACGCGCACAATCGAAGACCGCCGCGCGGCAATTCAGGCAGCAGTAGCCATGGCGCGCCCCCACGACATTATCTTGGTAGCGGGTAAAGGCCACGAAACCTACCAGGATATTCAGGGCGTGAAATACGATTTCGACGACCGGCTTGAACTACGTAAAGCCTACCAAATCCGCTAACTTTGACACCAATGACTGAATGAGCGACTGAGCGAATACCTTCTATACGTCGCGTAGTCAAACCCATATATCCACTCATTCACTATTTCACTCATTAGCCAATGCTCTATTACCTCTTTCAGTATCTCGACCGGAATTTCGATTTTCCTGGAGCGGGGGTTTTTCAATACATCTCGTTTCGGGCACTCGGCACGGTAGTGACGTCACTGCTCATCGCGGCGGTATTTGGTCGGCGGATCATCGACACGCTGCGGTCGCTGCAAATCGGGGAGTCGATCCGCGATCTGGGGCTGGAAGGGCAAATGCAGAAGCGCGGCACCCCCACGATGGGCGGCTTTATCATTCTGTCGTCGTTGCTGATTCCGGTGCTGCTGTTTGCCAAACTGTCCAACGTCTACATCATCCTGCTGCTGGTATCGGCCGTCTGGACGGGCCTGATTGGCTTTCTTGACGACTACATCAAGGTCTTTAAAAAGAACAAAGAGGGGTTACAGGGCAAGTTCAAAGTAGTCGGTCAGGTAGGACTGGGGCTCATCGTGGGGCTCACGCTATCATTTAACCAGCACGTCAAAATCCGGGTGTACGACGCCCCGGTAGCCGGCTCGATCACGCGACAATTGACTCGTTATCAAGACATTCACTCTACCGTCTCGACGATTCCATTCGTTAAAAACAACGAGTTCGATTATAGCTCGCTGCTGTTTGGCCTGGTCTCACCCGATTACACCTGGATCATCTACACGCTGGCTTGTATTTTCATTATCACAGCCGTTTCCAACGGGGCCAACATCACCGACGGCATCGATGGGCTGGCGGCGGGCTCGTCGACGATCATCGCGCTGACCCTGGCGGTGCTGGCTTACCTGTCGGGGAACGCCCGGTTCGCCGATTACCTCAACATCATGTACATCCCCAACTCGGGCGAGATCGTAATTTTCTGCGCCGCCTTCATTGGGGCCTGTGTGGGCTTTCTTTGGTATAATTCCTACCCGGCGCAGGTCTTCATGGGCGACACGGGCAGCCTGATGCTCGGGGGGGTTATTGCGGTAATCTCGCTCAGTCTGCGCAAAGAACTGCTGATCCCGATCGTGTGCGGCATTTTCCTGGCCGAGCTGGTGTCGGTGATGCTTCAGGTCAGCTACTTCAAATACACCAAGAAGAAGTTTGGGGAAGGCCGACGGCTCTTGTTGATGTCGCCGTTACACCACCATTTTCAAAAGAAAGGCTACCATGAAGCCAAGATCGTTACCCGCTTCTGGATTGTGGGGATCATCTTGGCCGTTATGACGCTGGCCACGCTCAAATTGCGATAGGCCCTTCGGGTAGTCTTG comes from Fibrella aestuarina BUZ 2 and encodes:
- the mraY gene encoding phospho-N-acetylmuramoyl-pentapeptide-transferase, whose translation is MLYYLFQYLDRNFDFPGAGVFQYISFRALGTVVTSLLIAAVFGRRIIDTLRSLQIGESIRDLGLEGQMQKRGTPTMGGFIILSSLLIPVLLFAKLSNVYIILLLVSAVWTGLIGFLDDYIKVFKKNKEGLQGKFKVVGQVGLGLIVGLTLSFNQHVKIRVYDAPVAGSITRQLTRYQDIHSTVSTIPFVKNNEFDYSSLLFGLVSPDYTWIIYTLACIFIITAVSNGANITDGIDGLAAGSSTIIALTLAVLAYLSGNARFADYLNIMYIPNSGEIVIFCAAFIGACVGFLWYNSYPAQVFMGDTGSLMLGGVIAVISLSLRKELLIPIVCGIFLAELVSVMLQVSYFKYTKKKFGEGRRLLLMSPLHHHFQKKGYHEAKIVTRFWIVGIILAVMTLATLKLR